In Vanessa tameamea isolate UH-Manoa-2023 chromosome 25, ilVanTame1 primary haplotype, whole genome shotgun sequence, a single window of DNA contains:
- the LOC113392858 gene encoding splicing regulator SDE2: MASTIYFENHILSNIQCTDVSDLKSIISSQYGVHSDDLFVVINGKKAIDESSLLNSNNVVRIFTRLVGGKGGFGSMLRAIGAQIEKTTNREACRDLSGRRLRDINEEKRLRKWLEGQDEREREAVERKQKKLERLIAEPKIKVNLNPEYEKEREELPERVSAAIDAGWQAAGSSKEGTKRKIEDNQSKNKKKPKLWIDAELSDCSSLSEDEEEELKINTAQTVSTDSGNESDRVSECSKA, from the coding sequence ATGGCTTCTACAATTTACTTTGAAAATCATATATTGTCGAATATTCAGTGCACAGACGTATCAGATTTGAAGAGCATTATTTCATCACAATATGGTGTTCATTCCGACGATTTATTCGTTGTTATCAATGGTAAGAAAGCCATAGATGAATCGAGTCTGCTTAATAGTAATAATGTCGTCAGAATTTTCACGAGACTCGTTGGTGGGAAAGGCGGATTCGGGTCTATGTTGCGAGCCATTGGCGCTCAGATCGAGAAAACCACAAATCGGGAAGCGTGTCGAGATCTTTCCGGGAGACGGTTACGTGATATCAACGAAGAGAAAAGATTAAGAAAATGGTTGGAGGGACAAGACGAGCGCGAGCGGGAGGCTGTTGAAAGGAAACAGAAAAAGTTGGAGAGGTTGATCGCTGAACCAAAGATTAAAGTAAACTTAAACCCAGAATACGAAAAAGAGCGTGAAGAATTACCTGAACGTGTAAGTGCAGCCATAGATGCAGGCTGGCAAGCAGCAGGGTCATCAAAAGAAGGTACGAAGAGGAAAATAGAAGATAAtcagagtaaaaataaaaagaagccCAAGTTGTGGATAGATGCTGAATTATCAGACTGTTCGTCTTTAAGCGAAGATGAAGAGGAAGAACTCAAAATAAACACCGCACAAACTGTTTCGACGGACAGTGGAAATGAATCTGACAGAGTATCGGAGTGTAGTAAAGCCTAG
- the Vih gene encoding ubiquitin-conjugating enzyme E2 C, with protein sequence MKYPIKFELFKINRKSSSPNRHRVISYFDFWNIMAQNINPHYASSSNPAKQNEDTIKLKDNHAVSKRLQKELMELMRCADKGISAFPESENLFKWIGTINGPLETVYAGHKYKLSLEFPNSYPYAPPVVKFLTPCFHPNVDGCGSICLDILKDKWTALYDVRTVLLSIQSLLAEPNTQSPLNQQASYLWNNQPAYKKYLDEFYNKHRDS encoded by the exons atgaaatatccaataaaatttgagctttttaaaattaacaggaAGTCGTCGTCTCCTAACAGACACCGAGTGATATCTTATTTCGATTTCTGGAATATTATGGCTCAAAACATTAACCCTCATTACGCGTCTTCGTCAAATCCCGCCAAACAGAATGAGGACACCATAAAATTAAAGGATAATCACGCTGTGAGCAAACG ATTGCAGAAGGAGCTTATGGAGTTGATGCGATGTGCAGACAAAGGAATATCAGCGTTTCCAGAAAgtgaaaatctttttaaatggATCGGTACGATCAACGGTCCGCTGGAGACTGTTTACGCGGGCCACAAGTACAAACTGTCCCTGGAATTTCCAAATTCATATCCTTATGCACCACCTGTAGTAAAATTCTTAACACCTTGCTTTCACCCCAACGTAGACGGATGTGGATCAATATGTTTGGATATATTAAAAGACAAATGGACGGCTCTTTATGACGTCCGTACAGTTTTATTATCGATACAGAGCTTGTTAGCCGAGCCCAACACACAGAGCCCCTTAAATCAGCAAGCATCGTATCTATGGAACAACCAGCCCgcctataagaaatatttagatGAATTTTACAATAAGCATAGAGACTCATAG
- the LOC113392870 gene encoding beta-1,3-galactosyltransferase 5-like, protein MIRLAFITLTLSSLLSAWWLAGVTGEALLLPLPLQQLDHFRLNRNLKSYLDKIDVLIEPSSTVCSQKKDIPVLVLVTSSPSRFDHREAIRSTWAKHLPTYFIMGLNGPSVEDLMVDNYVEAKKYSDVIIYNFQDHYQNLTLKTALMLKWTSEHCPTELMLFKTDDDVLVNPWMMKRVLEETSGSDLVGYRKMNNYLHRDEYSKWYSPRWLHRQDFIPEYLSGTGYLINGKLIKKILETAFEVPMINLEDVYFTYLVSKLKLGLKLTHDHRLSPYKPLLSLGCLYAGLASAHSLTPEEMLNAWPRVEGPLPAKSFCDRFVDTYWNEWFLY, encoded by the exons ATGATTCGGCTAGCGTTCATAACATTGACATTATCGTCTCTGTTGTCCGCGTGGTGGCTGGCCGGCGTCACGGGCGAGGCGTTACTACTGCCTCTCCCCCTGCAGCAGCTGGACCATTTCAGACTGAACAGGAATTTGAAGAGCTACCTCGATAAAAT TGATGTTCTCATCGAACCGTCGTCCACAGTGTGCTCACAGAAAAAGGATATACCAGTTTTAGTGTTAGTGACGTCATCGCCATCACGCTTCGACCATCGCGAGGCGATTAGAAGCACGTGGGCGAAGCATCTACCGACATACTTCATAATGGGTTTGAATGGACCTTCTGTGGAAGATTTGATG GTTGATAATTACGTAGAAGCAAAGAAGTATAGTgatgttattatatacaattttcaagATCACTACCAGAACTTGACTCTGAAGACTGCGCTCATGCTCAAATGGACATCGGAGCACTGTCCCACGGAACTAATGCTGTTCAAGACCGATGATGATGTGTTAGTGAACCCTTGGATGATGAAGCGGGTCTTGGAGGAGACGTCGGGGAGTGATCTTGTAG GATACAGGAAAATGAACAACTACCTCCACCGCGACGAGTACAGCAAGTGGTACTCGCCTCGGTGGCTGCATCGGCAAGACTTCATCCCCGAGTATCTCTCTGGGACAGGATATCTcataaatg GTAAACTCATTAAGAAGATTCTAGAGACGGCATTTGAAGTGCCGATGATTAATTTAGAAGACGTCTACTTCACTTATTTAGTGTCTAAGCTGAAGTTGGGTCTTAAGTTGACCCATGATCACAGACTGAGCCCCTATAAGCCCCTGTTGAGCTTGGGCTGCTTGTACGCGGGTCTGGCGTCAGCTCACAGTCTGACGCCGGAGGAAATGCTGAACGCATGGCCGCGAGTCGAAGGCCCACTCCCAGCGAAGAGTTTTTGTGACCGTTTTGTTGATACGTACTGGAATGAGTGGTTTTTGTATTGA